The Amaranthus tricolor cultivar Red isolate AtriRed21 chromosome 14, ASM2621246v1, whole genome shotgun sequence DNA window CTAAACATAGATGTTTATCATGATCATCTCGGTctttcgaatagaccaatatgtcatcaataaagactaCCACGTGCTTATCCAATACGCACTAAATActtgattcatcaaacacatgaatgcagctggagcatttgttaatccaaaaggcatcatagtgaactcataatgcccataacgtgttctaaaatctattttatatatatccccttcagctatcCTTAGCTGgtgataacccgatcttaagtcAATTTTCGAAAAGATCCCAACTCCCCTCAGTTGATCAAATAAATCGTCGATGCGGGGTAACGGGTACTTGTTCTTAATGGTCACCTTATTTAGTTCCCTTTAATCAATGCATAATCTCAAACTACCATCCTTCTTCTCACAAAAAGAACTGGAGGCCCCCAAGGGgaaacactaggtcggataTAACCCTTGTCCAACAATTCCTCAAGCTGAGACTTTAATTCTTCCATTTCCTTCGAAGCCATgcgataaggggccttagaaattGGTCCCGTCCCAGGCACCAAGTCTATTTTGAAatcaatttcccgttgaggtggcatgccGGGAATTTCGTCAAGgaaaacatccaaaaattcacTCACTACAGCAATGTCCTTAggttccttctccttcttctccaCTTGACTGATATGACATAGgtacaaagggtgtccttgcctTATGAGTCTCTGAAATTTCaaggtcgacaccaaattcgttCTAGATCctttttgaaattttctatGTCTAACGTTTTCCCCTCGCGTTCCTTCCAACAACACTCTCTGCTCTCTATATTCGATAGTGGCTTTATAATTTCCtaaccagtccatccccaaaattacttctaagccttccatatctaacacatacaagcCACAAGGAAAAATGACCTTCCCTATTCTCAAGGGTACCTCCTTATACAATCTATCACAATTGTACAATTTTTCCGATAGAACAGCCACTGcataagaaactttttcaaacgTTCCTAAATTCAACTCCTCAAccttactctttgcaagaaaagAACATGTTGCACCCGAATCAAAAAGTACATTAACAGCTACAGAATGAATGGTGAACGTACCTGTAACTACATCCGTTGCTTGGTCAGCTTCCCTTGCACTGACCGCAGTTACCCGTCCACCAAACGGCTGTGCATTTATTTCTTCCACTTGATTACCCCCACGTTGCATACCTGACCCTTCGATCCGGTTTCCATCCACCCGGACTTGTCCCCTACTAATAGGTGGCTGAAACCTCTGAGCAGTGTTCCCATGATTACTATTTCCGTACTGTAGGTTGACTTGCCTTCCGGAGTTATTCGAATTCTGCTGCCGGTGCTGCTCACCCGGCTGTTGACTTCCACTCCCTTTCTTGATGTAGCATTCATACTCCCTATGTCCACTCTTGTGGCAAAAATTACATTCAACCAAATTTCCATCACAATCCTTTCCAGGATGATTTCCCCTCCATCTCCTACAGAAATACTTCCTTTCATTGCCATCTCGGTCCAGTAATGGCTTAGCAGGCTTCGCGTCTCCCCTAAACCCAGAATTTGTACTAGACCTACTTCCCTGAAAATTTACGAAATTTCTAGCTTTCTTCTGATAGAAGTCCGACGAACTCCCTGATGTCTGGCCTGCAATC harbors:
- the LOC130799396 gene encoding uncharacterized protein LOC130799396, which gives rise to MPPISRKRLSTSSVNRTLRNLVRALADVGTPRERSVSELASDMSKRISQSKPSTFDGKGEPSELELWLREFDKLFDVVECLEELKVNQAAFYLVGEADYWWENSRSGLLEQADGVFNWDLFKRAMREKFYPLHVRKDKSNEFAHLEMGEMTIDEYYRKFMEYIQYCPDDVPTKEKKMQRFELGLSYDIQKHIESDRYNTLEHMYKRASQIGNILRKEKEKEKSNVPAKRKEIAGQTSGSSSDFYQKKARNFVNFQGSRSSTNSGFRGDAKPAKPLLDRDGNERKYFCRRWRGNHPGKDCDGNLVECNFCHKSGHREYECYIKKGSGSQQPGEQHRQQNSNNSGRQVNLQYGNSNHGNTAQRFQPPISRGQVRVDGNRIEGSGMQRGGNQVEEINAQPFGGRVTAVSAREADQATDVVTGTFTIHSVAVNVLFDSGATCSFLAKSKVEELNLGTFEKVSYAVAVLSEKLYNCDRLYKEVPLRIGKVIFPCGLEQRVLLEGTRGENVRHRKFQKGSRTNLVSTLKFQRLIRQGHPLYLCHISQVEKKEKEPKDIAVVSEFLDVFLDEIPGMPPQREIDFKIDLVPGTGPISKAPYRMASKEMEELKSQLEELLDKGYIRPSVSPWGPPVLFVRRRMCVLDKHVVVFIDDILVYSKDRDDHDKHLCLVLQTPRENNLYAKLLKCDFWLEKVSFLGHFVSKEGVSVDLAKIDAVRSWPAPKNVTKYEFSWAWLGITVVSSRTSRVLLGL